In the genome of Xanthocytophaga agilis, one region contains:
- a CDS encoding DUF4136 domain-containing protein, which produces MKLKILIIGLLVSIQVMAQKQQKQNVQVNSDKQLNIDWSKYKTYAWASQVDSKLDPGIYFLNDLVLKERIRSAVGYEMDGRGYEKVSQSPDIIVNFRVFDQPTTLKGYTGYGTSYWGSQEVRQPEDTTSYNVERGTLIVNVIDTKSGETIWRGFASGLMNGTTFNKEEEKIKEAVNLIYQDYPARADNLGNKK; this is translated from the coding sequence ATGAAACTTAAAATTCTTATTATAGGCTTACTTGTATCCATTCAGGTAATGGCCCAGAAACAGCAGAAGCAGAATGTTCAGGTCAATAGTGATAAACAACTTAACATTGACTGGTCAAAATACAAAACCTATGCATGGGCATCTCAGGTAGATAGCAAACTTGATCCAGGTATCTATTTTCTCAATGACCTGGTTTTAAAAGAACGTATTCGAAGTGCAGTAGGGTATGAAATGGATGGAAGAGGATATGAGAAAGTATCTCAATCACCGGATATAATTGTTAACTTCCGTGTTTTTGATCAACCAACTACACTCAAAGGATATACCGGTTATGGTACGTCATATTGGGGTTCACAGGAAGTTCGCCAACCAGAAGACACTACTTCTTACAATGTTGAACGTGGTACATTAATTGTTAATGTCATAGACACTAAATCAGGAGAAACCATCTGGCGTGGATTTGCTTCTGGCTTAATGAATGGTACTACATTTAATAAAGAAGAGGAAAAGATTAAAGAAGCTGTGAACTTAATTTATCAGGATTATCCCGCCAGAGCAGATAATCTGGGGAATAAAAAATAG
- a CDS encoding TetR/AcrR family transcriptional regulator translates to MPEINKDTEAKIKEAAKRIFVQKGFDGARVRDIAEEAGVNIALMNYYFRSKEQLFEQIYTEVFTGFFNRILSILNEETPFEVKIWQLVDKYIDFLLENAMVPSFVLSELTRNDGQIFKKFNVSGVIQNAYFTKQLKDEIEKGNYRDIEPLQLIMTILGSMVFPFIAKPVVRYIGDLDEKGFQAFVMERKKIIPVMIMTYLRTK, encoded by the coding sequence ATGCCTGAAATAAATAAAGATACAGAAGCCAAAATAAAAGAAGCAGCAAAGCGGATTTTTGTTCAAAAAGGATTTGATGGAGCAAGAGTACGGGATATCGCAGAAGAGGCTGGAGTAAATATTGCGTTGATGAATTATTATTTTCGTAGTAAAGAGCAGTTGTTTGAACAGATATATACCGAAGTATTCACAGGGTTCTTTAATCGTATTTTATCTATACTCAATGAAGAAACTCCGTTTGAAGTGAAAATATGGCAATTAGTTGATAAATACATAGACTTCTTATTGGAAAACGCTATGGTACCTTCCTTTGTACTATCGGAACTTACCAGAAATGATGGACAGATATTTAAGAAATTTAATGTAAGTGGAGTGATCCAAAATGCCTATTTTACTAAACAGCTTAAAGATGAAATAGAGAAGGGAAATTACCGGGATATTGAGCCATTACAACTTATTATGACAATACTGGGCAGCATGGTGTTTCCTTTTATTGCTAAACCTGTAGTTCGATATATTGGTGATCTGGATGAGAAAGGGTTCCAGGCATTTGTTATGGAACGCAAAAAGATTATTCCTGTCATGATTATGACCTATCTACGTACTAAGTAA
- a CDS encoding beta-galactosidase domain 4-containing protein, producing the protein MTFFICINLSAQSADEVWKDVVQPGPTPIPYESIKQILPNGESHSPFFKDITQALIPKVVTQKAISSSKKSSNQTVSSYTSYTSFQVPDNWKGKMVFVLFEPQPISFTLFIDTKKITVIEKAIPVKINITPYIDKQDNYIDIRVEGSAIKKGTTFNRISLLATPQVHIDDYYLFEEYCKLPNRMTDWNVKFTTRNYSEVSYLYKYHYLFALFDQDNRAVEIDSFNHEEIGRALDKGDSYPFGVYHYGLHNFKRWNSESHYLYHFTLQAIDSSCQIAEVIGGSTGFRVVDVRNNKLYLGNIPVSSPITIQAVQYTPPVSYDSVWSKESMRTILQSIKDKHVNAVILPPSQTSTPLYELCDEIGLYIIQKMDSLDQKSLTGLSVEEKQKKKDLFYANLALSIRQLRKHPSVIIWQLNQKFISLTEDKFLIDLINKEDGGRPVVFTNKTYSRYATWAKSLAADWELSPVWNNLSQARKEQLKKEYQYADFTIKQHTDNRIIIKNIYDFTRLDNVYLQWSINENGKLISEGTIDSLDILPHKEQLVVLPFDLKEYKSRTGIVFRFSLKSKEGAMGKTPDEEIAWEEFVFVHSENGTYLIKTADVRDK; encoded by the coding sequence TTGACTTTTTTCATTTGTATAAATTTATCTGCTCAATCTGCTGATGAGGTATGGAAAGATGTGGTACAGCCGGGACCTACACCTATACCATATGAAAGTATCAAACAGATACTTCCGAATGGGGAGAGCCATTCTCCTTTTTTTAAAGACATAACTCAGGCATTGATTCCAAAAGTAGTAACTCAAAAAGCTATCTCTTCTTCAAAAAAAAGCAGTAATCAGACTGTATCATCCTATACGAGCTATACATCTTTTCAGGTGCCAGACAACTGGAAAGGTAAAATGGTATTTGTTCTTTTTGAGCCTCAGCCTATTTCGTTTACACTTTTCATTGATACTAAAAAGATCACTGTCATTGAAAAAGCAATACCTGTTAAAATAAATATTACTCCATACATAGATAAGCAAGACAACTACATAGACATACGCGTTGAAGGTTCTGCAATAAAAAAAGGAACTACATTCAACCGCATTTCTCTGCTTGCTACCCCTCAAGTACATATTGATGATTATTATCTATTTGAGGAGTACTGCAAGCTTCCCAATCGAATGACTGACTGGAATGTAAAGTTTACTACACGAAACTATTCAGAAGTGAGTTATTTGTATAAATATCATTATTTGTTTGCTCTCTTTGATCAGGATAATAGAGCGGTTGAGATAGACTCATTCAATCATGAAGAAATTGGGAGGGCATTAGATAAAGGAGACTCTTATCCATTTGGTGTTTACCATTATGGTCTTCATAATTTTAAACGATGGAATAGTGAAAGCCACTATCTGTATCATTTTACTTTACAAGCAATAGATTCTTCTTGCCAGATTGCCGAAGTTATTGGTGGTAGTACAGGGTTTAGAGTAGTTGATGTACGTAATAACAAACTCTATCTGGGTAATATTCCGGTAAGTTCCCCTATTACGATACAGGCTGTTCAGTATACTCCTCCTGTTTCCTATGATTCGGTATGGTCTAAAGAGAGTATGCGTACTATTCTGCAATCTATTAAAGACAAGCATGTCAATGCCGTTATTCTACCTCCTTCACAGACTAGTACCCCCTTATATGAATTATGTGATGAAATAGGACTATACATTATTCAGAAAATGGATAGCCTGGACCAAAAGTCGCTTACTGGACTTTCCGTTGAAGAAAAGCAGAAGAAAAAAGACCTGTTTTATGCTAATTTGGCATTATCCATTCGTCAACTTAGAAAGCATCCCTCAGTCATTATATGGCAACTAAATCAGAAGTTTATTTCACTGACAGAAGATAAATTTCTGATTGACCTGATCAACAAAGAAGATGGAGGAAGACCTGTGGTATTTACCAATAAAACCTATTCCCGGTATGCTACCTGGGCAAAAAGTCTGGCAGCAGATTGGGAATTGTCTCCTGTATGGAATAATTTATCTCAAGCCCGTAAAGAACAGCTCAAGAAAGAGTATCAATATGCTGATTTTACCATAAAGCAACATACAGACAATCGAATCATTATTAAAAACATATACGATTTTACCCGATTGGACAATGTGTATTTGCAATGGTCTATTAATGAAAACGGAAAATTGATTTCAGAAGGGACGATAGATTCATTGGATATTCTTCCTCATAAAGAACAATTAGTAGTACTTCCTTTTGATTTAAAGGAGTACAAAAGCCGTACTGGAATTGTATTTAGGTTTAGCCTGAAATCAAAAGAAGGTGCAATGGGTAAGACTCCCGATGAGGAAATTGCTTGGGAAGAGTTTGTGTTTGTTCACTCTGAAAATGGGACTTACCTGATTAAAACTGCCGATGTAAGGGATAAATAA
- the hxpB gene encoding hexitol phosphatase HxpB, giving the protein MIQAIIFDMDGLLIDSEPQWRIAEIEVFAKVGVLLTESMTYQTTGLRTDEVINYWYQRQPWKNRTPAEVTADLNATALYHISRHAEVLPGVYEILDFVAKKSIPMAVASSSSMALIEAVLEKLKIRHLFSVIHSGTLEAKGKPDPAVYITTAKKLGIPAPHCLALEDSVNGMRAGLKAGMKVVAVPAPESFTRPEYGEASLKIASLLDFTESVWEQLNKLP; this is encoded by the coding sequence ATGATTCAAGCAATTATTTTTGATATGGACGGTCTGCTTATCGACTCGGAGCCACAATGGAGAATAGCAGAAATAGAGGTATTTGCCAAAGTAGGCGTACTACTAACAGAATCTATGACCTATCAAACTACTGGACTACGCACTGATGAAGTGATTAACTACTGGTACCAACGTCAACCCTGGAAAAACAGAACACCCGCTGAAGTAACAGCAGACTTAAATGCAACGGCCCTCTATCATATCTCACGGCATGCAGAAGTTCTACCAGGTGTATATGAGATATTAGATTTTGTAGCTAAGAAGTCTATTCCAATGGCTGTAGCGTCTTCGTCTAGCATGGCATTGATTGAAGCAGTACTGGAAAAATTAAAGATCCGTCATTTATTCTCAGTAATACACTCAGGCACGTTGGAGGCAAAAGGCAAACCAGATCCAGCTGTCTATATCACCACAGCTAAGAAACTTGGGATACCTGCTCCCCATTGTCTGGCACTGGAAGACTCTGTAAATGGTATGCGGGCAGGACTTAAAGCTGGGATGAAAGTTGTAGCTGTACCAGCTCCGGAAAGTTTTACAAGACCAGAATATGGGGAAGCTAGTCTGAAAATTGCGTCTTTACTAGACTTCACAGAATCTGTATGGGAACAGTTAAACAAGTTACCCTAA
- a CDS encoding acyl-CoA thioesterase produces MTLEERIKHAETRVFKTVFPNNTNHYDTLFGGTALSMMDETAFIAATRFTRLRCVTVSSDKIDFKHPIPAGTIIELVARVKEVGNSSLKVEVEIFVEQMYSEDREKAVSGTFTFVAVGEDKKPIAIPK; encoded by the coding sequence ATGACTTTAGAAGAACGGATCAAACATGCGGAAACGCGTGTATTTAAAACGGTATTTCCTAACAACACCAATCACTATGACACTTTATTTGGGGGAACTGCGTTATCGATGATGGATGAGACGGCATTTATCGCAGCTACCCGCTTTACCCGATTACGTTGTGTAACTGTATCTTCTGATAAAATAGACTTCAAGCATCCTATTCCTGCCGGAACCATTATAGAGCTGGTGGCCAGGGTAAAAGAAGTAGGTAATTCCAGTTTGAAAGTAGAAGTAGAAATCTTTGTGGAACAAATGTATTCGGAAGATAGGGAGAAGGCTGTAAGTGGTACCTTTACATTTGTGGCAGTAGGAGAAGACAAAAAGCCCATTGCCATTCCTAAATAA
- a CDS encoding ABC transporter permease, translating into MFRNFLTVALRNIAKHKVFTLINVFGLSLGMAIFFLLTGYVRFENSYDTIHQHSENIYRVESIFYKGGEKTDDWAGSTNGYGPAMKASFPEVESFTRINWNSSTRVVRYQDTKFREQNVCFADSNFFTFFSYPVVKGNPQTFLNAPNTVVISEKAAHKYFGKEEPMGKFLDISTISKTYRCQVAGVFKDLPVNSSLQFDMLMSWTTSPEWVRNFWYQHSSYTYIRVQPNTNIANLAAKFPALAEKYKTADAMKEHKWAIDLVPLHAIHLNPAKTNEPETKGSRTTVQFLLIAGIIILIIGWVNYINLSTARAIDRAQEAGIRKVLGSSPTLLVGQFLFESFILNFIALLVAIVFIGIGIWSLRTFLTIYIPASIWTEPQQYTLFAIIFPVGILISGIYPAFLLAKVIPVQILKCKYTFSGGGNLLRKSLVTLQFTTSLILIMGTLIAYKQISYMMNQTLGADITQVMVVEAPVHTEGYIEKIESFKNELKSLAGVTNVTGSGAVPGVEVGEFLANRKLHSQPADNRLYEMMAADYDFIPTFDLTVIAGRNFDKSRPSDQYGLILNESAVKQFGFDSSEKAIGEKILLEANRGRANEIIGVIKDYHQQSLQHPYTPIILFMDPDFRWIPADFLSIKIQGGDIKQTAKKIEATWLKFFPESSFDSFFLDQFFNQQYKQEEIFGRVVAFFSSLAIFIACIGLFGLTSYNTARRTKEIGIRKVLGASVQHIVSLLAWDTLRLILLAALLAIPIAWYGMSEWLTRYAFRIDINGWYGLLPVLVLGGIAFLTISTITIRAAFANPVKSLRNE; encoded by the coding sequence ATGTTTCGAAACTTTCTGACTGTTGCTCTCCGCAACATTGCCAAACACAAAGTATTTACCCTGATTAATGTATTCGGGCTTAGCCTGGGTATGGCTATATTCTTTTTGCTCACAGGGTATGTTCGGTTTGAAAACAGTTATGATACGATTCATCAGCATAGTGAGAACATTTACCGGGTTGAGAGTATCTTTTATAAAGGAGGTGAAAAAACGGACGACTGGGCAGGTAGTACAAACGGCTATGGCCCGGCTATGAAGGCCAGCTTTCCAGAAGTAGAGTCTTTTACTCGTATCAACTGGAACAGCTCTACACGGGTAGTACGTTATCAGGACACAAAATTTCGTGAGCAAAATGTATGCTTTGCTGACTCTAACTTCTTTACCTTCTTCTCGTACCCTGTAGTCAAAGGCAATCCCCAAACGTTTCTGAATGCACCTAATACAGTGGTCATCTCGGAAAAAGCTGCCCATAAATATTTTGGCAAGGAGGAGCCTATGGGAAAATTTCTGGATATCAGCACCATTTCCAAAACCTATCGGTGCCAGGTGGCAGGAGTTTTCAAAGATCTACCCGTTAACTCTTCTTTACAGTTTGACATGCTGATGTCATGGACTACGTCTCCGGAATGGGTTCGTAACTTCTGGTATCAGCATAGCAGCTACACCTATATACGCGTACAGCCGAATACTAACATTGCGAACCTGGCAGCTAAATTTCCGGCTCTGGCAGAAAAATATAAGACGGCAGATGCCATGAAAGAACACAAATGGGCTATTGACCTGGTGCCATTGCATGCTATACATCTGAACCCAGCCAAAACCAACGAACCCGAAACCAAAGGCAGTCGTACCACCGTGCAGTTTCTGCTTATAGCAGGTATTATTATTCTGATTATTGGCTGGGTAAACTATATCAATCTATCTACAGCAAGAGCTATTGACCGGGCACAGGAAGCGGGCATCCGGAAAGTATTGGGTTCCTCTCCTACTCTTCTGGTAGGACAGTTTCTGTTTGAGTCATTTATCCTCAACTTTATCGCGTTACTGGTAGCAATTGTTTTTATTGGAATAGGTATATGGAGTTTACGTACATTTTTGACTATCTACATCCCGGCTTCTATCTGGACTGAACCCCAGCAATATACTCTTTTTGCCATCATCTTTCCTGTAGGGATTCTGATCTCCGGCATTTATCCGGCCTTTCTGCTTGCCAAGGTAATTCCGGTACAAATTCTCAAGTGTAAGTATACCTTCTCTGGTGGAGGCAATCTACTGCGCAAAAGCCTGGTTACCTTACAGTTTACTACATCCCTGATACTGATTATGGGTACTCTGATCGCCTACAAACAAATCAGCTACATGATGAATCAGACGTTGGGAGCAGACATTACTCAGGTTATGGTTGTAGAGGCACCTGTACATACAGAAGGTTATATTGAAAAGATAGAAAGCTTTAAGAATGAGTTAAAATCGCTGGCAGGAGTCACGAATGTAACTGGCTCAGGAGCGGTTCCAGGTGTAGAGGTAGGCGAATTTCTGGCCAACCGTAAACTGCATTCTCAACCAGCAGACAATCGGCTATATGAGATGATGGCTGCCGACTACGACTTCATTCCAACTTTTGATCTAACAGTCATAGCCGGACGCAACTTCGACAAAAGTCGCCCCTCAGATCAGTATGGGTTAATTCTCAATGAATCGGCAGTAAAACAATTCGGATTTGACTCCAGCGAAAAAGCCATTGGCGAAAAAATCCTGCTGGAGGCTAATCGGGGCAGAGCCAATGAAATTATAGGCGTGATCAAAGACTATCACCAGCAATCCCTGCAACATCCCTATACTCCCATCATCCTGTTTATGGACCCGGACTTCCGCTGGATACCGGCAGATTTTCTTTCTATAAAAATACAGGGAGGTGATATAAAACAGACAGCCAAAAAAATAGAGGCTACCTGGCTGAAATTTTTTCCAGAATCCTCGTTTGACTCCTTTTTTCTGGATCAGTTCTTTAATCAGCAGTACAAACAGGAAGAAATCTTTGGACGTGTAGTCGCCTTTTTCTCTTCACTGGCAATCTTCATTGCCTGTATTGGCCTGTTTGGTCTGACGTCTTATAACACCGCCCGTCGCACCAAAGAAATAGGCATACGCAAAGTACTTGGGGCTAGTGTACAGCATATCGTTTCACTACTTGCCTGGGATACCTTACGTTTGATTCTGCTGGCTGCCTTACTGGCTATTCCGATAGCCTGGTATGGCATGAGTGAGTGGCTCACCCGCTATGCATTCCGGATTGATATCAATGGATGGTATGGCTTATTACCTGTTCTGGTATTGGGCGGCATTGCCTTTCTTACTATCAGTACGATTACTATCCGGGCTGCTTTTGCCAATCCTGTAAAATCCCTGCGCAATGAATGA
- a CDS encoding carboxypeptidase-like regulatory domain-containing protein, whose translation MKHFLFTLFFLTSLIPAFTQAQDRVISGRLKDANGEPLPGVSISVKGTTQGTTTNAEGYYRITAPLGATLVISFIGFTTREVQVTEKNSTALGSGDSSESEPVQIPSSQMVQNEAQQSTQPPTQPTPEKTGVATLTDDSPRYTIQSYTTFPNQNPLTNTYTLRYVKGWLARLQYGSKARNGIFVADTRPYIQAPVQLIFSSSFTLDQINQLPDLQSQYAQGRPVNGIETWQGSETGEIFSWGPKINNLEFDGQPYAYDPNGALTTRGNGNGNRAKAYNPYQFFRNGMTTNHTLTLKTTLWKTDLKTGFTYHTQQGVVPNAHTNESQWNLNLKRLIMPALRAEFSLFYTSINQTLPNQNGNWAHILSSVMQTAPTFDNAGGLSRREALRNEDAYLLSDNQFRTYSAGNTDNPYALVNLLPDNQNIRNLFTNLSLNYDQNNFQVLLKGSLEHKNQNRVFGIVPAMTTYPEGRLTTREYKLSNYQFTAKPSFDTYLNSSSTIYLETSVSYTFAHQQEQLNRKDGFRFASTESFDIRNADSLAIRKFTPLRQKHEIAESIRLKYRDLVLLNLTNQHYFSSTYTKGKFWLPTIGLGFTFSELFSYSSFLNFAKVYANYSQNIQEAPLIYNQWQYNSTQYAASNFAPYQETQEIVYTRQLQPEKTTKKELGLDMNIIQNRLHVSASYFQNLTQQALVPIFSENGFLLQNLADIENKGYEWSVSYQHHTGAVRFMSRVSFSKVKPVVTKLYNNGTRIPIAGFSDVSTNLVAGQPYGVLMGSRWKTNENGQTIIGTDGYPVVDDQPQIIGNPNPRWTASTEHTIWWKGWSCNILFDFRQGGDIWNGTQASLNYLGVSKVTEQQRPTQNYIFEGVQENGKPNGIMVDFANSAHGLQDNRWVRYGQSGVGAESIQKSSWIRLQEVKLSYKFPSYRQHFLPRCDIQVSVSGRNLWLSTPYKGVDPAGTLFGYNTATGLDLFNAPSLRSYGASVQITI comes from the coding sequence ATGAAGCATTTTTTATTTACGCTATTTTTTCTCACAAGCCTTATTCCAGCTTTCACTCAGGCTCAGGATCGCGTTATCAGCGGCCGTCTTAAAGATGCGAATGGAGAGCCATTACCAGGGGTAAGTATTTCGGTTAAAGGTACAACTCAGGGGACCACCACCAATGCCGAAGGATATTATCGTATTACAGCTCCATTAGGCGCTACACTGGTGATTTCGTTTATTGGGTTTACCACACGTGAGGTACAGGTGACAGAAAAGAATTCAACTGCATTAGGTTCTGGTGATTCATCTGAGTCAGAGCCCGTACAAATACCTTCTTCACAAATGGTTCAGAATGAGGCTCAACAAAGCACCCAGCCACCCACTCAACCAACGCCTGAAAAGACAGGAGTAGCCACACTCACAGATGATTCGCCAAGGTATACCATTCAATCGTATACTACATTTCCTAATCAAAACCCTCTCACCAATACCTACACACTTCGCTATGTAAAGGGTTGGCTTGCCAGATTGCAATACGGCTCCAAAGCCCGTAATGGTATTTTTGTAGCAGATACAAGACCCTATATACAAGCACCCGTTCAGCTTATCTTTTCCTCTTCTTTTACACTAGACCAGATCAATCAGTTGCCTGACTTACAGAGTCAATATGCTCAGGGAAGACCTGTAAATGGCATAGAGACCTGGCAGGGTTCGGAAACGGGTGAGATATTTAGCTGGGGACCAAAAATCAACAATCTGGAATTTGATGGACAGCCCTATGCCTACGATCCCAATGGAGCATTAACCACAAGAGGAAATGGCAATGGTAACAGAGCAAAAGCTTATAATCCCTATCAGTTCTTCAGAAACGGTATGACAACCAATCATACCCTTACACTAAAGACCACTTTATGGAAAACAGATCTGAAAACAGGTTTTACCTATCATACCCAGCAAGGAGTAGTACCCAATGCACACACAAATGAAAGTCAGTGGAACCTTAATCTGAAACGTTTGATCATGCCTGCATTACGAGCAGAGTTTTCTCTATTCTATACCTCAATTAATCAAACTTTACCCAATCAGAATGGCAACTGGGCACATATACTGTCGTCTGTCATGCAAACAGCACCCACCTTTGACAACGCAGGTGGTTTATCTCGCAGAGAAGCACTTCGCAATGAAGATGCATATTTGCTTTCAGACAATCAGTTTCGTACCTATAGTGCAGGCAATACAGACAATCCCTATGCATTGGTAAATTTGTTGCCCGACAACCAGAATATCCGGAATCTCTTTACCAATCTTAGCCTAAACTACGACCAAAACAACTTTCAGGTATTGCTGAAAGGCAGTCTGGAACATAAGAATCAGAACAGAGTTTTTGGTATAGTTCCAGCGATGACCACTTATCCCGAAGGAAGGTTAACCACCCGGGAATACAAGCTGAGCAATTATCAGTTTACAGCCAAGCCTTCTTTTGATACATACCTGAATAGTAGCTCTACGATCTACCTGGAAACTTCGGTTTCCTATACATTTGCTCACCAGCAGGAACAACTGAACCGCAAAGATGGATTTAGGTTTGCCTCAACAGAATCATTTGATATCAGGAATGCAGACTCTTTAGCTATTCGTAAATTTACCCCTTTACGTCAGAAGCATGAGATTGCAGAAAGCATACGGCTTAAATACAGAGACCTGGTGCTTCTGAATCTTACAAACCAGCATTATTTCTCGTCAACCTATACAAAAGGTAAATTCTGGTTGCCGACTATAGGTCTGGGATTCACTTTCTCTGAACTTTTCTCCTATTCATCCTTCCTCAACTTTGCCAAGGTATATGCCAATTATTCTCAAAACATACAGGAAGCACCTCTGATCTATAATCAGTGGCAGTATAACTCTACACAGTATGCAGCATCCAACTTTGCCCCGTATCAGGAAACACAGGAAATAGTCTATACACGCCAGCTACAGCCTGAGAAAACCACAAAGAAGGAACTCGGATTGGATATGAATATTATACAAAACAGGCTACATGTATCTGCTAGCTATTTTCAGAATCTAACCCAACAAGCACTGGTTCCTATATTCAGCGAAAATGGCTTTCTGCTACAAAATCTAGCTGATATTGAAAACAAAGGATATGAATGGTCTGTATCCTATCAGCATCACACAGGAGCCGTACGGTTTATGTCTAGAGTTTCCTTCAGCAAAGTAAAACCTGTTGTCACCAAACTCTACAACAACGGAACCCGCATACCCATAGCAGGTTTTTCAGATGTTTCCACCAATCTCGTTGCAGGTCAACCGTATGGAGTCCTGATGGGTTCCCGCTGGAAAACAAATGAAAATGGGCAAACTATTATTGGCACTGATGGCTATCCTGTAGTAGATGACCAACCCCAGATCATTGGCAATCCCAATCCCCGGTGGACGGCATCAACAGAACATACCATCTGGTGGAAAGGCTGGTCATGCAATATCCTGTTTGACTTCCGTCAGGGAGGTGATATCTGGAATGGTACTCAGGCATCGTTAAACTACCTGGGAGTATCTAAAGTAACAGAGCAACAGCGTCCTACTCAGAACTACATCTTCGAGGGCGTTCAGGAAAATGGAAAGCCCAATGGTATCATGGTCGATTTTGCCAATTCAGCGCATGGGTTACAGGATAATCGCTGGGTACGTTACGGACAAAGTGGTGTGGGTGCGGAGTCTATCCAAAAATCTTCGTGGATACGTTTACAAGAGGTAAAACTCTCCTATAAGTTTCCATCCTACAGACAGCATTTCCTACCCAGATGTGATATCCAGGTATCTGTTTCAGGTCGTAACCTATGGCTTTCTACGCCTTACAAAGGAGTAGATCCAGCAGGTACGCTGTTTGGCTACAACACCGCAACAGGCCTGGATCTGTTTAATGCACCTTCATTGCGAAGCTATGGCGCTTCTGTTCAAATCACTATTTAA
- a CDS encoding MFS transporter, producing the protein MKTRYKVLAALFLLSIITFLDRVCMNVVSKYVKSDLGLNNEQFGYVLGAFSLAYALFEIPTGVLGDRIGPRRVLTRVVLWWSAFTALTGTAFHFIYLIVIRFLFGAGEAGAYPNASIVISRWFPAVEVGRAQSVIWAAGRIGGALTPLLVIPLVHALGWRWAFLVLGIAGVIWAAGWYFWFRDIPAEKEGITAEEVQEIESGRKQTAATHHVSWQLILRNPNIWILMLMCHLFFYAAYFFTNWSATYFQEGRGLSEEQTKNFISLSYFLGAVGCIVGGYVSDVLTKKYGLKVGRRAVGMIGLGLSSIFFLLSGLTTDNELAGYLLAICVFLKDLTLPVAFAVCVDIGKQHSGTVAGAMNFAGQLGGFFVTILFGTIVQKTGNFNYPLFLIAGCLAVGALLWLKIDPTRSLHSSDIEK; encoded by the coding sequence ATGAAAACCCGATACAAGGTACTAGCTGCGCTATTTCTTCTTTCTATTATCACTTTTCTGGATCGGGTTTGTATGAATGTGGTGAGCAAATATGTAAAATCCGACCTTGGATTGAACAATGAGCAGTTTGGGTATGTATTGGGAGCATTCTCATTAGCCTATGCCTTGTTTGAGATCCCTACAGGTGTGCTGGGTGATAGAATTGGCCCCAGAAGGGTGTTGACTCGGGTTGTATTATGGTGGTCTGCTTTTACAGCGTTAACCGGAACGGCTTTCCATTTTATTTATCTCATTGTGATTCGTTTTTTATTTGGGGCAGGCGAAGCAGGTGCTTATCCCAATGCGTCTATTGTCATATCCCGTTGGTTTCCGGCGGTAGAAGTAGGGCGGGCACAATCTGTAATATGGGCTGCCGGACGCATTGGTGGGGCTTTAACTCCGTTGTTGGTAATTCCTCTGGTGCATGCATTGGGGTGGCGCTGGGCATTTCTGGTATTGGGTATAGCGGGTGTTATATGGGCTGCAGGATGGTATTTCTGGTTTAGAGATATACCTGCCGAGAAGGAGGGGATAACAGCCGAAGAGGTACAGGAAATAGAATCAGGTCGGAAGCAAACTGCTGCTACACATCATGTTTCCTGGCAACTTATTCTGCGTAATCCTAACATCTGGATTCTGATGCTGATGTGTCATCTATTTTTTTATGCAGCTTATTTCTTTACTAACTGGTCTGCAACCTATTTTCAGGAGGGGAGAGGGTTATCTGAAGAGCAAACCAAAAACTTCATCTCATTATCATATTTTCTGGGAGCAGTTGGCTGTATTGTGGGTGGATATGTGAGTGATGTGTTAACCAAAAAATATGGTCTTAAAGTTGGGCGAAGAGCTGTCGGAATGATAGGGTTAGGGCTATCCAGCATTTTCTTTTTGTTATCAGGACTAACAACAGATAACGAGTTAGCTGGTTATCTGTTAGCCATTTGTGTATTTCTGAAAGACTTAACTTTACCTGTTGCTTTTGCAGTCTGTGTGGATATTGGTAAGCAGCATTCCGGTACAGTTGCGGGTGCTATGAACTTTGCCGGACAACTCGGTGGCTTTTTTGTAACTATATTGTTCGGGACTATTGTTCAGAAGACTGGTAATTTTAATTATCCCTTATTTTTGATTGCTGGGTGTCTGGCTGTTGGTGCATTGCTCTGGCTGAAGATAGATCCTACCCGATCACTGCATAGTTCAGATATCGAAAAGTAA